From Pseudomonas sp. G2-4:
GGATATTCCGCGCTTGGGTTGCATCAACAGCCACGCCTCGCTGCTGCCGCGCTGGCGCGGTGCGGCGCCGATCCAGCGCGCCGTGGAAGCCGGCGATGCCGAGAGCGGCGTGACGGTGATGCGCATGGAAGCCGGCCTGGACACCGGGCCGATGCTGCTCAAGGTCAGCACCCCCATCAGCGCCGAAGACACCGGCGGCAGCCTGCACGACCGCCTCGCGCTGATCGGCCCACCGGCCGTGGTCGAGGCCATTGCCGGCCTGGCTGCCGGTACCCTGGAAGGCGAAGTGCAGGATGACAACCTCGCCACTTACGCACACAAATTGAACAAAGACGAAGCCCGCATCGACTGGAGCCGCCCGGCCATCGAGCTGGAGCGCCTGGTGCGCGCCTTCAATCCTTGGCCGATCTGCCACAGCACCTTGAACGGTGAAGCCCTGAAGGTGCTGGCCGCCAGCCATGCCGAAGGGCAGGGCGCCCCGGGCGAAATCCTCGGCGCGAGCAAGGACGGCCTCGTCGTCGCCTGCGGTGAGCAAGCGCTGTGCCTGACACGTCTGCAATTGCCCGGCGGCAAAGCGCTGAACTTCAGCGACTTGTTCAACAGCCGTCGTGAGAAATTTGCCGTCGGTACCCTCCTGGGCCAAGCGGCGGACGCCTCATGAACCCGCGTCTGGCCGCCGCCAAGGCACTGGCTGCCGTCCTCAGTGGCAAAGCCTCGCTCAACAGTTCCCTGCCGACCCAGCTGGACAAGGTTGAAGACCGTGATCGCGGCTTCACCCAGGACCTGGCGTTCGGCACCGCCCGCTGGCAGCCGCGTCTGTCGGCCCTGGCGGCCAAGTTGCTGCAGAAGCCGTTCAAGGCCGCCGACGCTGACGTCGAGGCGCTGCTGCTGGTGGGGCTTTATCAGCTGCTCTACACCCGCGTTCCCGCTCACGCCGCCATCGGCGAAACCGTGGGCTGCGCCGACAAGCTGAAAAAGCCCTGGGCCAAAGCCCTGATCAATGCCGTGCTGCGCCGCGCCCAACGGGAAAGCGAAGCCCTGCTGGCCGAGCTGGAGCACGACCCAGTGGTGCGCACCGCTCACCCGCGTTGGTTGCAGAAATCCCTGAAGGCCTTCTGGCCCGAGCAATGGGAAGCCATCTGCGCCGCCAACAACGCCCATCCACCGATGATCCTGCGGGTCAACCGGCGTCACCATACCCGCGATGCCTACCTGGCCTTGCTCGGCGAGGCGGGCATCCCAGCCATCCCGTGCCAGTACAGCCGCGACGGCATCGTGTTGGAAACTCCGCGCGATGTGCGCGCCCTGCCGGGCTTCGCCGACGGCTGGATCAGCGTCCAGGACGAAGCCGCGCAACTGGCCGCCGACCTGCTGGAGCTGGCCCCCGGCCAACGGGTGCTGGACGCCTGCTGCGCGCCGGGTGGCAAGACCTGTCACATCCTCGAAGTCGAGCCGAAGCTGGCCGGCGTGGTGGCGGTGGACCTGGAGGCCAAGCGCCTGGTGCGGGTCAAGGAAAACCTCGAACGCCTGGGCCTGGAAGCCGAGCTGATCGCCGCCGACGGTCGCGACACCGCCACCTGGTGGGACGGCAAGCCGTTCCAGCGCATCCTGCTGGACGCGCCGTGCTCGGCCACCGGTGTGATCCGCCGTCACCCGGACATCAAGCTCACCCGCCAGCCGGACGACATCGCGGCACTGGCCGCGTTGCAGGGCGAACTGCTCGACGCCCTGTGGCCAACCCTGGAAGTCGGCGGCATGCTGCTGTACGCCACCTGTTCGACGCTGCCGACCGAGAACACCGAAGTGATCGAGGCCTTTCTCGCCCGCACCCCGGGCGCCCGGGAACT
This genomic window contains:
- the rsmB gene encoding 16S rRNA (cytosine(967)-C(5))-methyltransferase RsmB codes for the protein MNPRLAAAKALAAVLSGKASLNSSLPTQLDKVEDRDRGFTQDLAFGTARWQPRLSALAAKLLQKPFKAADADVEALLLVGLYQLLYTRVPAHAAIGETVGCADKLKKPWAKALINAVLRRAQRESEALLAELEHDPVVRTAHPRWLQKSLKAFWPEQWEAICAANNAHPPMILRVNRRHHTRDAYLALLGEAGIPAIPCQYSRDGIVLETPRDVRALPGFADGWISVQDEAAQLAADLLELAPGQRVLDACCAPGGKTCHILEVEPKLAGVVAVDLEAKRLVRVKENLERLGLEAELIAADGRDTATWWDGKPFQRILLDAPCSATGVIRRHPDIKLTRQPDDIAALAALQGELLDALWPTLEVGGMLLYATCSTLPTENTEVIEAFLARTPGARELDIASQAGLKQPHGRQLLAQEGGHDGFYYAKLIKIAAARG
- the fmt gene encoding methionyl-tRNA formyltransferase, which translates into the protein MTEPLRIVFAGTPEFAAEHLKALLASPHEIIAVYTQPDRPAGRGQKLMPSPVKQLALENGIQVLQPPTLRDAQAQAELAALQPDLMVVVAYGLILPQVVLDIPRLGCINSHASLLPRWRGAAPIQRAVEAGDAESGVTVMRMEAGLDTGPMLLKVSTPISAEDTGGSLHDRLALIGPPAVVEAIAGLAAGTLEGEVQDDNLATYAHKLNKDEARIDWSRPAIELERLVRAFNPWPICHSTLNGEALKVLAASHAEGQGAPGEILGASKDGLVVACGEQALCLTRLQLPGGKALNFSDLFNSRREKFAVGTLLGQAADAS